CCAGCAGCCCATGCGGGCCCCGGAGCCCGGGCAGGGGCGGCTGCAGGCGGACCGGATCCGGTACGACGCCCGTAACGGCGTCTTCGAGGCCCGGGGAAACGTGCGCCTCGTGCTGGGAGACGTCACGGTCACGGGCGAGGCCCTCACCTACCACGAGCGTACCCGCACCGCCTGGGCCGAGGGGAACGCGCGGGTGGTCCAGGGCCCCACCACCCTATCCGCGCCCTCCATCCGGTACGAGGCGACCCCCCGCGTGGTGCACGCCTCCGGGGGCGTCGTGGTGCAGCAGCCGGACCTCATCCTCCGGGCGGGCCAGCTCACCTACGGGCTGCAGGACCAGGCGGTGAAAGCCTCCCAGGAGGTGGCGGTGGAGCAGCCGGACCAGACCCTCCGGGCTCGGGAGCTCACCTACCGGGTGCGGGAGAGGGTCGCGGACGCCTCGGGAAGCGTGCGGTTGGAGACCAAGGACTCCACCCTGGAAGGCGAGGCCATGTGGGCGGACCTCGCGAAAAAGGAGGCCCGGGTACGGGGTCCCGCGCGCCTCGTGCGGAAGGGGGGGCCTCCGCCCCGGGGCCGGGAGCAGGACCGGGTGCTCGCGGCCCTCGCGAAGGAGGACACCACCATCACCGCCTCCCGGGCCTTCTGGTTCGCCTGGCAGCAGACCAACGAAGCCCGGGCGGAGGGAGAGGTGCGCATCGTGCAGGTGGACAAGGAAGCCCGGGCGGAGGAGGCCCGCTATTCCGAGAAGGAGGACCGCATAGAACTCGTGGGAAAGGCGGAGGTCCACCAGCGGAGCGGGCAGTGGTTGGTGCGGGAGAGGTTGGTCCGGGCCCCGGAGACGGAGGAGGAGAGAAAGGCCCTGGAGACGCCGGCCACCATCCAGGCGGACCGCATCGTGATCTACCTCAGCACCCGCGACGCGGTGGCCACCGGCAACGTCCGGGTGACCCAGGGCAAGCGGAGCGCCACCGGCGAGCGGGCGGAGTACGACGACCGCAACGGGATCATCCTCCTCGTGGGAAGGCGGGCCCGCATGGAGCGGGAGGACGGCGCGTGGCTCCTGGCGGAGCGGGTAGTGGTCTCCCTCAAGGAGGACACCTTCGAGGCCTACGGTGCCGTGGACACCACCTTCCCGGTGCGGCCGTGAGGTTCGCGGCCCTCTTGCTCTGGCTTCCGTTGCTGGCCTCTGGGTGCGGGGCGCTCTCCCTGGAGCCTCCTAACGACGGCCCCACCCCGAGGCCCGGAAACCGGATGTTGGCGCTCTTCGACCGGCCCTTCCAGGGTGACCCGGGGGTCACCAACGTCTTCGACCACCAGTACCCCGGACAACCCACGGGCAAGGGCTACTCCCTTACCTTCCGGGGAAACCGGTTCCTGTTCGGACAGGAGGGCCATACAGGGTGGGACTGGCTGCTGTGGCGGGGAACCCCCGTGTTCGCGGTGGCGGACGGAGAGGTGGTGAACGCGGGGGTCCTGCCTCCCTTCTTCTGCCCCCTACCCGGGTTCGGGCGGACGGTCTCGGACCAGCTCGCGGTGGAGATCCTGGTGACCGCGCCGGACGGCACCCGGTTCCGGGTGGGCTACCACCACCTCGATCGGGTGGACGTACGGGTGGGGCAACGGGTAATGGCCGGACAACAGGTGGGGCTAACGGGAAACACGGGCTGCAGCACGGGGCCGCACCTGCACTTTGAGGTCAAGCGGCTCGATGGCACGAACTCCGGAGCCCCGACCTGGGTGGACCCCTTCGGGTGGGAAGGTCCCTTCCCGGACCCGTGGGCCCAACACCCGCAGGGCGCTCCGAGCTTCTGGCTGTGGAAGCCCGGGGCGGCTCCGCCGACTCCGTAGGGGAATCCGGCTTGCGCATCCGGACCGGTCTGCTCGCCGTCCTCCTGGCCCTCGCGCTGGTGACCCCCGCCTCCCCCCAGGAGGAAGGGGTCCCCGTCCGGGTACGGGCCGACTACCTCCGGTACGACCGGGCCCGGCAGGTGGTGTACGGGCTGGGCAACGTGGTGGTGGAATACCAGGACCTCACCCTCCGGGCAGAGGAGGTGCTGCTGGAACTGGAGCCCATGGAGCTGGTGGCCCGAGGGAGGGTGGTCCTGGAGAGCGCGGGGCAGGTGGTGACCGCGGAGCACCTCACGTACAACCTGCGAACCCGCCTCGGCAGCCTGGAGGCCGCGGAGACCCGGTGGCGGGACCCCTTGACTCGGGATCCCATCCACATCCGGGCGGGCCGGATGGAGGGCAATCCGGAACAGCGGATGTGCTTCAGCAACGCGGAGGTCACCACGTGCGACCTGGACGACCCCGGAGCTCCGTACAAGCTCGCGGCCCGCGAGATCGAGTTCATCCCCCAGGACCGGGTGGTGATGCGGGACGTCTCCCTCTACCTCTTCGGCGCGAAGATCCTCACCCTACCCTTCTTCATCCTCTTCCTCCGGGAGCCCCGGCAGACCCGGATCCTGCCGCTGGTGGGCTACAGCGAGGAGGAGGGGTTCTTCGTCAAGGTGACCACCACGTACTTCTTGAGCGAGGAGCACCTGGGGTTCGTGTACACGGACTGGATGGAGCGGATCGGGTTCGGGGGAGGGGTCGAGCACCTGTGGCGGTACAACCGGGGTCAGGGGGACTACTTCGTGTACTTCCTGCAGAACCGGAAGGTGGCCAGCACGGACCTCCGGCTGCGGCTGCAGCACCGCCACGATTTCGGAGGGGGACTCGCCGTGGGCGCCTTCTACGACGAGTTCCGCAGGCAATTCGGGGACGGAGGCCTCACGCGCTCCCTGTACACCAGCCTGGACGCCGTGTACCTCGACCCCGTGCAGTCCGGCAACCTCTTCGCCGCCTACACGCGGAACGACACCCCTCAGGGGTTTGCCGGGGACTTCCTCAACGGCCTCCTCCAGTACAACCGGACCCTCCTCCCCAACCTCACGGGCCGGCTGCAGATCCCCTTCAGCCAGCGGGGCGGGGTGGGCTTCACGGACCTGGAGGCCACGCCCCGCCTGGACCTCTCGTACACCGGACCCGGATACACCCTCCAGCTGGTGGCGGAGCAGCGGCTGGATCTGGAAGGGGAGGCGTACACCGGAGACCTGATCCCCTCGGTCTCTCGCCTCCCCGAGCTGAACTACACGGGGTTCCCCCAGCCTCTCCGGTTGGGAAGCCTGAACCTCTTCCTCCAGCTGCAGGGATCCGCGGGGTACTACGTGGAGACCGCGCCCTCCGGGGCGGGAATGCTCTCGCTCCCCGCGGGACGGCTGGATGTGCAGGCAATCCTCTCGGGCACCCACACCCTGAGCCCACAGACCTCCGCGAACCTCCAGCTCTCCTTGCGGACCTCCTACTACACCACGGGGAACCTGCGGGCCCTGGTGTTCGGGAACCTCGGGTTCAGCCAGCAGATGGGCCCACGGCTCACGGGCCGCCTGACCTACACCTACAAGGATGGGGCGGGCGACACCCCCTTCCAGTTCGACCGGGATCCCACCCGCATCAATACCCTGCAGGCGCAGCTCACCTACCAGGACCCCGCCCTCACCGCGGAGATCGCGATCCCGTACAACTTCATCCGGGCCCTCCCGGACCCGGTGGTGCTGCGGGTGCAGTGGTTGCCGCTTCCCGGGTGGACCCTGGCCACCGCGGCCCAGTACGACCTGACCCTGGGGAGTCTCGCCACGGTGGAAGCCCAGGTGCGGGCGCGGCTGTCGGATCAGTGGGAGGTGGTGTACGCGGGGCGGTACACCGCGACCACGGGGCAGCTCTTCCACGACACCATCCAGCTGAACTACTACCAGCAGTGCTGGGCCGCGAGCGCCACGTACCGGGGCGCGGACCAAGCGGTCTGGCTGGAGGCCTGGCTCACGGCCTTCCCGCAGGCGGTGGGGGCAATCGGCCTGGGCCAGACGGGCGTGCTCTTCCCCCAACCTCTCCTGCCCACACCCACGCGCTAGGGAATGCCGCTGGCTGGGGGGCCGGGATTCGAACCCGGATTCCCGGATCCAAAGTCCGATGTCCTACCGTTGGACGACCCCCCAGGGCCTTTCCATTGTACCAACTCCGGGGCTGGACGGGGGAGCGGGACGGTGCTATTCTTTCGATGTGCGAACTGTTCGCTCGATGAAACATCCAGCGCCGGGCGCCCAGGAGGCGCTCGAGGACTGTGCGGTGGCCATCGCGGAGACGGTGCCCGTGGTGATGCGGTTCCTGCGCTGCGGGATGCGCGCGGCCGCGGCCCAGGTGGTGTCCATCCCGCAGTTCCGGTCCCTCGTCTACCTCCGGCACCACCCAGGCGCCTCCCTCCAGGCCCTCGCGGAGCACCTGGGCGTGACCCCGCCCACGGCCTCGGCCCTGGTGGAGCGGCTGGTGCAGCGGGGGCTGGTGCGCCGGACCGC
This sequence is a window from Armatimonadota bacterium. Protein-coding genes within it:
- a CDS encoding M23 family metallopeptidase, with product MRFAALLLWLPLLASGCGALSLEPPNDGPTPRPGNRMLALFDRPFQGDPGVTNVFDHQYPGQPTGKGYSLTFRGNRFLFGQEGHTGWDWLLWRGTPVFAVADGEVVNAGVLPPFFCPLPGFGRTVSDQLAVEILVTAPDGTRFRVGYHHLDRVDVRVGQRVMAGQQVGLTGNTGCSTGPHLHFEVKRLDGTNSGAPTWVDPFGWEGPFPDPWAQHPQGAPSFWLWKPGAAPPTP
- a CDS encoding LptA/OstA family protein, which codes for MRYGLAFALFLGAVLAAPVLAQQPMRAPEPGQGRLQADRIRYDARNGVFEARGNVRLVLGDVTVTGEALTYHERTRTAWAEGNARVVQGPTTLSAPSIRYEATPRVVHASGGVVVQQPDLILRAGQLTYGLQDQAVKASQEVAVEQPDQTLRARELTYRVRERVADASGSVRLETKDSTLEGEAMWADLAKKEARVRGPARLVRKGGPPPRGREQDRVLAALAKEDTTITASRAFWFAWQQTNEARAEGEVRIVQVDKEARAEEARYSEKEDRIELVGKAEVHQRSGQWLVRERLVRAPETEEERKALETPATIQADRIVIYLSTRDAVATGNVRVTQGKRSATGERAEYDDRNGIILLVGRRARMEREDGAWLLAERVVVSLKEDTFEAYGAVDTTFPVRP
- a CDS encoding MarR family transcriptional regulator; this encodes MKHPAPGAQEALEDCAVAIAETVPVVMRFLRCGMRAAAAQVVSIPQFRSLVYLRHHPGASLQALAEHLGVTPPTASALVERLVQRGLVRRTADPRERRRVVLELTPAGARLLERAWRATQARLRQKLASLSPGRLERVREAMKILEEVFRGGDD